The Tolypothrix sp. PCC 7712 region CACCGATTTCGCCATAAACGCGCCGTTTGACGATTTATGTCTAAATTTCGGGCGATTTCACGATGATTTTGACCCTCTGATCCCATGACAATTATTTTGGCTCGTAGCGCTATCTGTTGCGGCGTGTTGTGTCTGTTTATCAACTGTTGGAGTTGATCCCGCTCGCCATCGCTTAAATTTAATATTTTAGGATTTAATCTAGCCACACCTTGATTCCTTAATCCGCGCCCAAAACGGGTTTTAACCTGATTATTTATTCTCCCACCAATATGGTCTATTTATTTATGCCGTGTTGTACTAGTTGCATCATTAACCGTCATGATTCGGCAATAACTTTAGCATTGAGCAAGGTAAAAATGCGGTCGAGTTCTAATATTCCTGTTAGTTCAGCTTCTTCTTGTGATGTCAGCATATCAGTCTTTTTCTTGTCATTAAGTTGATCGAGTCGCGATTGCAGATCTGGAGTAAATTTGAATAGATATAAATCTCTAACTTTGCTAATTTGGATTCCAGATTCTACCCAAGATGATGGTTGAACCATTATTTGCGTAATCATGGCGTTAATAGATGGACTTTAATGTATGGTCGCATTCTAGCAATGAATACTGTTGATGGTGTTTTTCATATTCTTAATTCAGTATCTTGGTTAGTTCCAATTTGCTGTACACAATTAGAAAAGAAAAGGAACTTTGTTGTGGTTTATGCTGATATTTTACAAACCACAGATATTTCCTTTACCAAGCTTTTTTCTTCCTATTGGGATTATTTTTCTCCCCGCTGAAACTTCGTTGTCATTTCTAGGCGCGATAATGCACTAGTAGCGGACTCACGCACATAGGAATCGGTTGATTCATTCTCAATTAGGGATTGTAAAACCTCCACACCCCGACTATCGCCAATTGAGCCTAGAGCATTCACAATTGAGATTCCCAGTGCTGGGTTGTCTGTAGTTTGTAATGCTTCAATCAAAACATCAACCACAGGAGAACCAATTTCACCTAGCGCCATCACAGCAGCAATATGGACTACGGGATTGGGGTCATCAAGAGCAGTTTTTAAACCCTGTACGCCTTCAGCAGCAAAGGGAACATCAGGATGATTAATGGCAACTTGCGCCAGTGCTTTAGCGGCACTACCACGAACGGTAACATTATCACTATTAAGTAAGGCTTGTACTAAAGGTGTGATTGCATCAGGGCCGATCGCACCTAAAGCTTTCACAGCAGCCCGCCGATAAGTGGTATCCTCTTCATCGAGAATACTCATCAACCGGGGAATAGTTGTTTCATCAGGATTTTCCGCCAATTCCCACATTGCTTGGTCGCGGAGGTGGGGGTTGGGGTGTTTTAGTTGTTGGAATAGTTCTTCTGTTGTCGGCATTTTTTTATGTATTGATTTCTACAGGAGCAATCAGATTTAATAAAAGAAAAATTAGGCTGTGATTTCTTGATTTTTCAGGGTACTTGAGGCTTTAGCGGCAATTAGCCAATCACTATCTTGTGCTGCTTGTTTATGTTCGCTGATATCACCCAGTTTTTCTAATGCCATCAATGTTGCATACTTCAGATCCCAGATTTTAGTTTCTAGACAGGCTTTCAGTTCGGGAATCGCTTTTGGATCTCCGAGTTCAGCGAGTGCGATCGCAGCTGCTGCTCTTGATTTTTGAAACTGTGGTTGTTTGTTATGCAAGCCTTCCACTATTAAATCGTAGGCTGGCGCATGTTTTAACCAACCAAACAACTTAATTACATGAAAATGAGCGCCATAATCATTATTTGCTTCTGCGGCATAAGTAGCAAATAGAGCCTCAGGCGCAGCATCGGCGTAATGCTCCAAAATGGTTTTAGTTGCTAAATAACAGCGTCCAAAGTCAGTTTCGTACAAGCCGCGAATTAAAATTTCCAATGTGGGGAGGCGATCATAACTATGGACTAAATTTAAATCCTGGGGATGATCGTATAATGTCTGCTCTAAATATGGTTGGATTTTCGCAAAAGTAATTGCCCCCTCAGAGATTCCCGCTTCTGCTAATGTGCGAAGGCCTCGCAGCCGAAAAACTAGGGATACAGGACATTTGGCAATATCAGGAATTGCATCATAGTAACGTGCATCCATCAAATCTTGGATAGACAACCGCCTTCCTAAAACATTCGGATGCTGCAATATCTGCACCACTTTTGCCATTTGGGAATAGTCGCCAGTTAAACGACAAACTGCGGCGATCGCAGCACTAGCTGTAGGTGGATCGCTGTCATTCACAAATTTGCGAATGCGTTCTAGGGCAGGTTGATAATTAAACTTGGTTAATGTATGGATAATTACTCGATAGGTTTGACCTGGCTTCTCCAGCAATTGCGCCACATCCTCTAATATATCCGTGTCTTGAGTCCCTATTTCCCCAATCGCCCAGGCCGCATTTTCCACAGTATAGCAGTCTTCATCAAACAGACATATACGTATAAATGGCAAAGCTGTTGTGGCTTTGAGTCGTCCTAAAGTCTCTACTGATTTACGACGGACAATCCGATTATCCAACGAGGGATCAGTTTGCTGCACCGCACGGATAAGGGCATTGATTGAGCGTTCTGTAGGAAAGTTGACTAAATGAGAAGCAGCAATATAGCGCGAATCGTTCTCGCTCAATTGGTCTTGAGGTGTATCCAAAAGAGCGATCGCCTGGTCTTCTGTGAGATTAAAGAAATTAAAAAAGCGCTTATCCATAATATATAAATGTTAGCTGTTAGTGGTTCAGCCTTCAGCAAATATTCTTTAGTTTGAGGGGAATGGGGAATGGGGAATGGGGATTGGGGACTGGGGATTGGGGATTGGAGAACTCCACAGAATGATTGATCCAAAAGCTGTCATTGCGAGCGAAACGGAGTGTAGTGAAGCAATCCCAATATTTTGCGGTTGCTTCATTTCGCTTCGCTACATTCGCAATGACAATTGGGCATTTCTTTTTGTGGAGGTCTCTTGGGGATTGGGAAAGAAAAATACAGTTTAACAATTACCAATTACCAATTCTTAATATCCAATAAGACCAACCATATTGTAAGTAATTAGCCAGACTTGATATGAATTACCAATAACTAATGACAAATGACCAATGACAAATGACCAATGACCAATAACAAAACAAACCCAGAGATTCTTTACCATTACTCAACCTTATCAGGCAAAGCAAAGAGCGAAGAACCTCCAGGTTTGTAGGGTCATAATGTACCCTCGTTACTCAATAACAAGAGTGGCAATTAACTAGGAGAGAGAGTTAATAGCGTAGTCTAGTAAAGCATTGTATTCAGTCAATGCTTGAGCAGACATATCACGAGGTGCACAACCACGGTTACGAGCAAAGCTTAAAGCTTCAACATAAGGAGCAGTAGGCAAGCCTAAAGCGCGATAAACTTCACGTTGTCCAGCAATACCCCACTCATCCAATGGGCCAGTACCACCAACAACCAAGGAGTATTGGATGAGGCGCAAGTAGTGTTTGATGTCACGAGCGCACTTAGCTTTGAAGGTATCGGTGGAGTTAGCTTCTCCAGAATTGTTCAAGTAAGGATACTTCTTGATACAAGCGTTGTAAGCTTCGGTTGCAACTGCATCAATGTTGTTAGCTAGCTTTTCAGCAGCTTCTAAACGTGCAGCCGCACGTTGGATAGAACCTTGTACGGATTCTAAATCAGAGGTGCTGGGGAAACGACCTGCGGCATCTGCTGCTGCAATTACGGTGGTAACAACTGATTTCATTTCTTAAATCTCCCAAAAGGCTTTTTATTTAAACTGTGTTGGATGTCAATCTGTTGAGTGAATTGCAAGTGGCAATCAATTAGCTCAAAGCAGAGATTACGCGATCGAAGTAGCTAGAAGCTTCAGCAACTAAGCTAGCGCAACGATCTTCAACAACGGGGGTTCCCATCTTACGCAATTTGGCACCAGCACGAGCTTCGCTGGGAGTGTCTTGAATGTGAGCAGCAGCTTGAGCCTTCATGATTTGAACGGCACGTACTGTAGAGGTGGTGGGTACGCCTAGAGCAGCGTAGGTTTCTTTCAAACCGTTTAAGCAACGATCATCTAGAACTGAAGCGTCACCAGCTAATAGAGCGTAGGTTACATAGCGTAAGACGATTTCTGCATCGCGTAAGCAAGCAGCCATACGACGGTTAGGATAGCAGTTACCACCAGCTTGGATTAAACCTTGGTTTTCGCAGATCATTCCAGCTACAGCATCAGAAACCATGCAGCTAGCGTTGCTTGCGATCGCATTTACAGCATCCAAACGTCTGTTACCACTAGCAACAAAGGCTCTCAGAGCAGCAATATCAGATACGGTAGAAGTGCTAGCATCTGCTGAAACTACAGCTCTAGAAAAAGCATCAAGCATTTCGCTCTCCTTAAAAATTCGGTTTTCTCTGAAACTTGATTGCCTGTTCCCTGAACAAGACAATATAGAACATAAAAGATGAAAGCTATCTCAGTCTCAGTTATGAGAAACTAAGTAACAATCCTTAACAAAAAATCCCCAGTCAGGATTGGGGACTGGGGACTGGGGAACTCGGGGACCCCTCTGGGGATAAGGGGTAATGGGGATTGGGGAACTCGGGGCCCCCTCTGGGGATAAGGGGTAATGGGGACTGGGGATTGGGGATTGGGTGATGGGAATAAATAAGAGATAAGTTGTAATTAATTTTATGGGGTGAGCTTCCTTACGGATGAGCTGCACTAAAACTATGAACTATTTATAAATGCCATTAGAGAAAGGAGCAGGCTTGCAGTCTAATCTAGACAAGCCTTTGCATATCTTTTTGTTCTTATTTGTGCTGTGGGAAACTCACAAATATTCCCAGTTAGCTACGCCTGCTTGAGAAGATGCTTGATCATGTTGTCTTTGACCATTAACTGGCGCATTACTTCTAAAAGCAACTTTTGCGATTCTTCCTGGTTTAAGTTCTTAATTTGTTCTTCGTAAACTTTGAGGTTGAATTTCTGCTCTAAGTTCAAATCCATTGGGATGTCCATTGTGTTTACTCTCCGGTGTTTTGCAACATTAGCTTGATATATTTCCTAGAATTAGGTTAACAAAAGTTACGCCTGCTTGACAAGTGGACGGTTTTAGAGGATAGCGAATAAAACCTCCTCATGTTACTCATGGGGATTAAAGACAAAACGACTTTCGGGTAACAGATGTGCGATCGCATTTGTCCTGCTGATCCTTGTTCCAGAGTTCTTGTCTCAAAGTTATGACAAAGTATGGCTTTGAGTCTTCTACCAATTGGTGGTAAGCCTGGGTGGAAATTGAATGTAATCAGCCAATGATGCATAACACTTTTGGGAGATTGCAGATACAGCAGATGCGATGTTTCTGAGGTACAGCAACTAATTGAAAAAAGTAATGAGTAATAAGTCAATTTCCTACTCATTACTCATTACTCATTACTCATGATGTACACTTACTTCAAAAGTGCTGTATCTCCTACCATTTTGAATGGTAGATTGCTAATTTCTCTACTGCTATTGATGTCAAAATTAATTTTGAGTATTTATTTTTCCACTGGTGTGAGTTTTAAAGGATACAATGGCTCTGAACCATTTAATTGCCAAATTCTAAATACTAATACAGCAGCCACAGTTAGCCAGATACAAGAAAACGAAAAAATCATTCCCGCTACAGGATTAGTTTGCCAATAAATTGCCGTCACTACTAGAGCAGATAACCAAGGGCCTAAAATAACCACAGGAACAGCCGCACCTAATCTCCGTTCTACAGTAAAAATCGTATTCCAAGTATCTCCTAAAGCCAAATGCACCACAAATAAAATTAAAGGCAGTGCTAAAAATTGGTGATGCATTTGCTGCCAAATTAATACGGAAGAAATTACCCGCAAAACTGCAATAATCATCCAAACTATAGGAAATACTAAAGGTGGAGGTGCCCATCTTGGTCTGATTACCTGGTCATAGGTCTTACGAGAACGGGTGTTATCTAAGAGTGAAAAAATTCGCGAACGAATACTTAATAAAGCGAAAAATAATACAGCTAATAAAGTGCTAAACCAACTGGGCAGGTGAGAATTTTTATCAATCAGCATTACTAATTTTTCCATTCCCAGTAAAGCCAGCATCATAGCTGCTATTTGTAAGATAGTCCCTAGTTTGTAAACTAAAACTGCTCTGATATCCAGTGCTTGCGTAGTAGCGATTAATGTATTTGAAGGCTGTTGTTGATTTTCTGTTTTTACCCCCATTACTGTATTGACAAACTTTTCCAGTATTCCGGTATTATTTGATTGAGTCATAATTAAGATATTGAGCTTCGCTGGTAATTATTAATAATAAATCATCAGCATGATTGTTTAATACAATTTATGGTTTTAAATTAGGGATTTAGAAAGATGGATTGAGCTTTTAGCAAGCTATCTATCGCAATAATTTTTCAAATTAGTATAATTCTTAAAAAATATAGCAATCCGATTTGAATTCTGAAAAATTTAAGTTGGAAGAGGTGCGTTACGAGTAGCGCTAACGCACCCTAATGGACTGACCACTGGACAAATGGTACTATCTAGCAGAATGCGGGGTATTGAAACCCTAACCAATGACTAATGACAGCCCTTACCAGCTATCTTTAATTGCACTGCTCTACTTACCTGCAATCCCTATCTTTGTGCGTGGATATAGTCTACAAAGTAAAACTTCGGAATCAGCTTGAATTTCAACCAAGCGTAAACTCCTAAACTTAGTAGTGCTGTTAGAGTTAGAGGTAAACCTAGCTGAAGTCGTGATGCATCGCTAAGGAGAGCAACAGCGCAAACAGTAATAGCAAAGTATGCCAAAAGTCCTACCTGCAACCGTTGTACAACTTTCAGAGCCTGGCGACAGCTACTACAATGCTGTGTATGCTGTTTATAGCGATCCAAAACTTGTTCGTGATTGTCATTGATCTGCCTAATTTCTGGAATATTTATCCCTAGTTGATTCCAGGGTAGCTGTCCTTGACAATATTTATCAAACCAATTCCGATACTCAATCACTAGCCTATCTGCACTTGTAGGTAGTTGAAAAGAAGTTTTCCAGCTTTGGGATGATTGTGTCTGTTGTAGAAAATACTCTTGCTGTTGTAACAGCACCATATCGCCATCAATCACTTCATTACGTTCGCTAACATGATCCCACCAACGGGGTCGAAGATGATGGAGTGTTTTGGCAAAGTTACGCGTAAACTGAGCAACAATCCGAGATTTACCAGGAGATACTGGTATGCAATAAGTGACCAGTCCCACCTGCTTTCCGGAGTTACCAAACTGGATTGCATACTCCAAACGACAAGGTGGTTCAAAAGTGATGGTTGTGGGAAAGGGTACTTCTGAAGACGCTTCAATTAAATGTGGTGTTGATTGCTCAATTTTAATGGGTATTGGTTTTGCTTTAGCGCGATCGCCCTGTACGCCGTGATGAGCAAAAGGAACATGGCTCGGATCTGCCACATTTTCCACCAAGGTTTGCCAGTCATATTCTAAATCTCGTACATAAGAAGACCACACAAAGCCTTTAGTAGCATCTATTT contains the following coding sequences:
- a CDS encoding HEAT repeat domain-containing protein, which translates into the protein MPTTEELFQQLKHPNPHLRDQAMWELAENPDETTIPRLMSILDEEDTTYRRAAVKALGAIGPDAITPLVQALLNSDNVTVRGSAAKALAQVAINHPDVPFAAEGVQGLKTALDDPNPVVHIAAVMALGEIGSPVVDVLIEALQTTDNPALGISIVNALGSIGDSRGVEVLQSLIENESTDSYVRESATSALSRLEMTTKFQRGEK
- a CDS encoding HEAT repeat domain-containing protein, producing MDKRFFNFFNLTEDQAIALLDTPQDQLSENDSRYIAASHLVNFPTERSINALIRAVQQTDPSLDNRIVRRKSVETLGRLKATTALPFIRICLFDEDCYTVENAAWAIGEIGTQDTDILEDVAQLLEKPGQTYRVIIHTLTKFNYQPALERIRKFVNDSDPPTASAAIAAVCRLTGDYSQMAKVVQILQHPNVLGRRLSIQDLMDARYYDAIPDIAKCPVSLVFRLRGLRTLAEAGISEGAITFAKIQPYLEQTLYDHPQDLNLVHSYDRLPTLEILIRGLYETDFGRCYLATKTILEHYADAAPEALFATYAAEANNDYGAHFHVIKLFGWLKHAPAYDLIVEGLHNKQPQFQKSRAAAAIALAELGDPKAIPELKACLETKIWDLKYATLMALEKLGDISEHKQAAQDSDWLIAAKASSTLKNQEITA
- the cpeA gene encoding C-phycoerythrin subunit alpha — encoded protein: MKSVVTTVIAAADAAGRFPSTSDLESVQGSIQRAAARLEAAEKLANNIDAVATEAYNACIKKYPYLNNSGEANSTDTFKAKCARDIKHYLRLIQYSLVVGGTGPLDEWGIAGQREVYRALGLPTAPYVEALSFARNRGCAPRDMSAQALTEYNALLDYAINSLS
- the cpeB gene encoding C-phycoerythrin subunit beta, yielding MLDAFSRAVVSADASTSTVSDIAALRAFVASGNRRLDAVNAIASNASCMVSDAVAGMICENQGLIQAGGNCYPNRRMAACLRDAEIVLRYVTYALLAGDASVLDDRCLNGLKETYAALGVPTTSTVRAVQIMKAQAAAHIQDTPSEARAGAKLRKMGTPVVEDRCASLVAEASSYFDRVISALS
- a CDS encoding NblA/ycf18 family protein, which gives rise to MDIPMDLNLEQKFNLKVYEEQIKNLNQEESQKLLLEVMRQLMVKDNMIKHLLKQA
- a CDS encoding TspO/MBR family protein; translated protein: MTQSNNTGILEKFVNTVMGVKTENQQQPSNTLIATTQALDIRAVLVYKLGTILQIAAMMLALLGMEKLVMLIDKNSHLPSWFSTLLAVLFFALLSIRSRIFSLLDNTRSRKTYDQVIRPRWAPPPLVFPIVWMIIAVLRVISSVLIWQQMHHQFLALPLILFVVHLALGDTWNTIFTVERRLGAAVPVVILGPWLSALVVTAIYWQTNPVAGMIFSFSCIWLTVAAVLVFRIWQLNGSEPLYPLKLTPVEK
- a CDS encoding Rieske 2Fe-2S domain-containing protein, encoding MTDKFNFFQQWYPLSPVEDLALDQPTSVTLLGMRLVIWKPKSSQSFRVFLDQCPHRLAPLSEGRIDDKTGNLMCSYHGWQFDEQGICTHIPQAENPELVSKNKENLCSVALPVRQQQDLLWVWPDAQSSEQAANTPLPLSPQIDATKGFVWSSYVRDLEYDWQTLVENVADPSHVPFAHHGVQGDRAKAKPIPIKIEQSTPHLIEASSEVPFPTTITFEPPCRLEYAIQFGNSGKQVGLVTYCIPVSPGKSRIVAQFTRNFAKTLHHLRPRWWDHVSERNEVIDGDMVLLQQQEYFLQQTQSSQSWKTSFQLPTSADRLVIEYRNWFDKYCQGQLPWNQLGINIPEIRQINDNHEQVLDRYKQHTQHCSSCRQALKVVQRLQVGLLAYFAITVCAVALLSDASRLQLGLPLTLTALLSLGVYAWLKFKLIPKFYFVDYIHAQR